The sequence CAAGCGTTAGATAAATCCCAACAAGTGAAACATCTCCAACAAAAAATGAGCTTTCAAAATAATCGCCACATTTTGGGCACTGAGACATACCTATCTCAACTTTAACATACTCTAGTTTACTTGCTTTTAGTTTCTTATTAACAGTTGACATTGCAACTTTTATTGCATCTTCACCATCTTTTATATCTCTCACAATAATTGGAACTTCAAGTGTTACTTTGTAATCCAATTAATCACCTCGTCTCCTCTTCAAAAGCGAAATACTCGCTCGTTGAAACTTTAAATACTCCAAGCCTTGCACCTGCATCTAGGTATCCGTGGAGATAATTTAGTGAGGCAAAAGCTGTAACGTAGTCCCCTTTTTCCTTGAAATACTTTGCATCCTCATAGTACCTTTTTGCCATGTCTAAGTAGTCATTTG is a genomic window of Methanofastidiosum sp. containing:
- a CDS encoding DUF555 domain-containing protein, whose product is MDYKVTLEVPIIVRDIKDGEDAIKVAMSTVNKKLKASKLEYVKVEIGMSQCPKCGDYFESSFFVGDVSLVGIYLTLDIFNAENTKHAENIAKAVVGKALKDVPFKTFEIKERVEKVRKKRR
- a CDS encoding DUF357 domain-containing protein; this encodes MRRDFLREISDEKLTKYFEIAKKAFDDIKINPPKGSHMEKVANDYLDMAKRYYEDAKYFKEKGDYVTAFASLNYLHGYLDAGARLGVFKVSTSEYFAFEEETR